A window from Theobroma cacao cultivar B97-61/B2 chromosome 3, Criollo_cocoa_genome_V2, whole genome shotgun sequence encodes these proteins:
- the LOC18606754 gene encoding ABC transporter F family member 3 isoform X1 has translation MTEVASSVVHEVLGRRAEDVDQPIIDYIINVLADEDFDFGEDGDGAFESIGELLVAAECVSDFSECRQVCSKLSEKFGKHGLVKPKPTVRSLATPFRMNEGMEEEAPKKKPEPVDGPLLSERDKMKIERRKRKEERQREAQYQMHLAEMEAAREGMPVVCVNHDTGGPAIRDIHMENFTVSVGGRDLIVDGSVTLSFGRHYGLVGRNGTGKTTFLRYMAMHAIDGIPPNCQILHVEQEVVGDDTTALQCVLNSDIERTQLLKEEAHLLAQQRELDLEEDENGKSKGDLNGVPDKDAISQRLEEIYKRLEAIDADSAESRAASILAGLSFSPEMQQKATKTFSGGWRMRIALARALFIEPDMLLLDEPTNHLDLHAVLWLESYLVKWPKTFIVVSHAREFLNTVVTDIIHLQGQKLSAYKGDYDTFEKTRQEQVKNQQKAIEANERARSHMQAFIDKFRYNAKRASLVQSRIKALERMEHVDEIVNDPDYKFEFPTPDDRPGPPIISFSDASFGYPRGPTLFKNLNFGIDLDSRIAMVGPNGIGKSTILKLIAGELQPSSGTVFRSAKVRIAVFSQHHVDGLDLSSNPLLYMMRCYPGVPEQKLRAHLGSFGVTGNLALQPMYTLSGGQKSRVAFAKITFKKPHIILLDEPSNHLDLDAVEALIQGLVLFQGGILMVSHDEHLISGSVDELWVVSEGKVSPFHGTFQDYKKMLQSSS, from the exons ATGACTGAAGTGGCGAGCTCAGTGGTGCACGAGGTGCTAGGCCGCAGAGCAGAGGATGTGGATCAACCAATCATTGATTACATCATCAACGTCCTCGCCGACGAAGATTTCGACTTCGGAGAAGACGGCGACGGCGCCTTTGAATCAATCGGCGAGCTTCTCGTCGCCGCCGAATGCGTCTCAGACTTCTCCGAGTGCCGCCAG GTTTGTAGTAAACTATCTGAGAAATTTGGAAAGCATGGGTTGGTTAAACCAAAGCCAACTGTTCGGAGTCTAGCAACGCCATTCAGGATGAATGAAGGTATGGAGGAGGAGGCTCCAAAGAAAAAGCCAGAGCCGGTTGATGGTCCATTACTGTCTGAACGTGATAAAATGAAGATCGAAAGGAGGAAGAGGAAGGAGGAGCGTCAAAGAGAG GCGCAATACCAAATGCATTTAGCAGAGATGGAAGCAGCTAGAGAAGGAATGCCTGTTGTCTGTGTGAATCATGACACTGGTGGACCAGCGATTAGGGATATTCATATGGAGAACTTCACTGTTTCTGTTGGTGGTCGTGATCTGATTGTTGATGGTTCAGTTACACTATCATTTGGAAGGCATTACG GTCTTGTTGGAAGAAATGGTACAGGGAAGACAACTTTCCTTAGGTACATGGCAATGCATGCTATTGATGGAATTCCTCCAAACTGCCAGATTTTACATGTCGAGCAAGAAGTAGTTGGTGATGATACAACAGCCTTGCAATGCGTTCTTAACTCTGATATTGAAAGAACCCAGCTTTTGAAAGAGGAAGCTCATTTACTTGCACAGCAG AGAGAATTGGAtcttgaagaagatgaaaatGGAAAGAGCAAAGGAGATCTAAATGGGGTGCCTGACAAAGATGCCATCTCCCAAAGACTCGAGGAGATTTATAAAAGGCTTGAGGCCATTGATGCAGATTCAGCAGAGTCTCGTGCAGCCTCTATTCTTGCA GGTCTCAGTTTCTCTCCAGAAATGCAGCAGAAGGCAACAAAAACATTTTCTGGAGGATGGAGAATGCGAATTGCTCTAGCCCGTGCACTGTTTATAGAGCCTGATATGTTGTTGCTTGATGAACCTACT AACCATCTTGATCTTCATGCTGTCCTATGGCTGGAATCATACCTGGTGAAATGGCCAAAAACATTTATAGTTGTGTCTCATGCTAGAGAATTCTTGAACACG GTGGTTACTGACATTATTCATCTACAAGGACAAAAATTATCGGCCTACAAAGGAGATTATGATACCTTTGAGAAGACTAGGCAGGAACAAGTTAAGAACCAACAGAAAGCCATTGAGGCAAACGAACGAGCAAGATCCCATATGCAG GCctttattgataaatttaggtataatGCAAAGAGAGCATCCCTTGTTCAGTCCAGAATCAAG GCATTGGAGCGGATGGAGCATGTAGATGAAATTGTTAATGACCCTGA TTATAAGTTTGAGTTTCCAACTCCAGATGATAGACCTGGGCCTCCTATCATAAGTTTCAG TGATGCATCATTTGGCTATCCTAGGGGGCCAACATTGTTTAAGAATCTCAATTTTGGTATAGATCTAGACAGCCGCATAGCAA TGGTTGGTCCAAATGGGATTGGTAAGTCAACAATACTTAAACTTATTGCTGGGGAACTACAACCAAGCTCTGGGACAGTTTTTCGTTCAGCTAAG GTTCGCATTGCTGTGTTTAGTCAGCACCATGTTGATGGACTAGACCTTTCTTCAAATCCCCTATTATATATGATGCGCTGTTACCCA GGAGTGCCTGAACAAAAGCTTCGTGCCCACTTGGGTTCTTTTGGTGTCACAGGAAATCTTGCACTGCAGCCGATGTATACTTTGTCTG GCGGTCAAAAAAGCAGAGTTGCTTTTGCAAAGATAACTTTCAAGAAACCACACATAATTTTGCTTGATGAGCCATCCAATCATCTT GATTTGGATGCTGTGGAGGCACTAATTCAAGGCCTTGTTTTGTTCCAAGGAGGGATCCTAATG GTTAGTCACGATGAACATCTAATATCTGGAAGTGTAGATGAATTATGGGTGGTGTCTGAGGGCAAGGTGAGCCCTTTCCATGGAACTTTCCAGGACTATAAGAAGATGCTCCAGAGCTCTTcctaa
- the LOC18606754 gene encoding ABC transporter F family member 3 isoform X3, with protein sequence MTEVASSVVHEVLGRRAEDVDQPIIDYIINVLADEDFDFGEDGDGAFESIGELLVAAECVSDFSECRQVCSKLSEKFGKHGLVKPKPTVRSLATPFRMNEGMEEEAPKKKPEPVDGPLLSERDKMKIERRKRKEERQREAQYQMHLAEMEAAREGMPVVCVNHDTGGPAIRDIHMENFTVSVGGRDLIVDGSVTLSFGRHYGLVGRNGTGKTTFLRYMAMHAIDGIPPNCQILHVEQEVVGDDTTALQCVLNSDIERTQLLKEEAHLLAQQRELDLEEDENGKSKGDLNGVPDKDAISQRLEEIYKRLEAIDADSAESRAASILAGLSFSPEMQQKATKTFSGGWRMRIALARALFIEPDMLLLDEPTNHLDLHAVLWLESYLVKWPKTFIVVSHAREFLNTVVTDIIHLQGQKLSAYKGDYDTFEKTRQEQVKNQQKAIEANERARSHMQAFIDKFRYNAKRASLVQSRIKALERMEHVDEIVNDPDYKFEFPTPDDRPGPPIISFSDASFGYPRGPTLFKNLNFGIDLDSRIAMVGPNGIGKSTILKLIAGELQPSSGTVFRSAKVRIAVFSQHHVDGLDLSSNPLLYMMRCYPGVPEQKLRAHLGSFGVTGNLALQPMYTLSGGQKSRVAFAKITFKKPHIILLDEPSNHLDLDAVEALIQGLVCSKEGF encoded by the exons ATGACTGAAGTGGCGAGCTCAGTGGTGCACGAGGTGCTAGGCCGCAGAGCAGAGGATGTGGATCAACCAATCATTGATTACATCATCAACGTCCTCGCCGACGAAGATTTCGACTTCGGAGAAGACGGCGACGGCGCCTTTGAATCAATCGGCGAGCTTCTCGTCGCCGCCGAATGCGTCTCAGACTTCTCCGAGTGCCGCCAG GTTTGTAGTAAACTATCTGAGAAATTTGGAAAGCATGGGTTGGTTAAACCAAAGCCAACTGTTCGGAGTCTAGCAACGCCATTCAGGATGAATGAAGGTATGGAGGAGGAGGCTCCAAAGAAAAAGCCAGAGCCGGTTGATGGTCCATTACTGTCTGAACGTGATAAAATGAAGATCGAAAGGAGGAAGAGGAAGGAGGAGCGTCAAAGAGAG GCGCAATACCAAATGCATTTAGCAGAGATGGAAGCAGCTAGAGAAGGAATGCCTGTTGTCTGTGTGAATCATGACACTGGTGGACCAGCGATTAGGGATATTCATATGGAGAACTTCACTGTTTCTGTTGGTGGTCGTGATCTGATTGTTGATGGTTCAGTTACACTATCATTTGGAAGGCATTACG GTCTTGTTGGAAGAAATGGTACAGGGAAGACAACTTTCCTTAGGTACATGGCAATGCATGCTATTGATGGAATTCCTCCAAACTGCCAGATTTTACATGTCGAGCAAGAAGTAGTTGGTGATGATACAACAGCCTTGCAATGCGTTCTTAACTCTGATATTGAAAGAACCCAGCTTTTGAAAGAGGAAGCTCATTTACTTGCACAGCAG AGAGAATTGGAtcttgaagaagatgaaaatGGAAAGAGCAAAGGAGATCTAAATGGGGTGCCTGACAAAGATGCCATCTCCCAAAGACTCGAGGAGATTTATAAAAGGCTTGAGGCCATTGATGCAGATTCAGCAGAGTCTCGTGCAGCCTCTATTCTTGCA GGTCTCAGTTTCTCTCCAGAAATGCAGCAGAAGGCAACAAAAACATTTTCTGGAGGATGGAGAATGCGAATTGCTCTAGCCCGTGCACTGTTTATAGAGCCTGATATGTTGTTGCTTGATGAACCTACT AACCATCTTGATCTTCATGCTGTCCTATGGCTGGAATCATACCTGGTGAAATGGCCAAAAACATTTATAGTTGTGTCTCATGCTAGAGAATTCTTGAACACG GTGGTTACTGACATTATTCATCTACAAGGACAAAAATTATCGGCCTACAAAGGAGATTATGATACCTTTGAGAAGACTAGGCAGGAACAAGTTAAGAACCAACAGAAAGCCATTGAGGCAAACGAACGAGCAAGATCCCATATGCAG GCctttattgataaatttaggtataatGCAAAGAGAGCATCCCTTGTTCAGTCCAGAATCAAG GCATTGGAGCGGATGGAGCATGTAGATGAAATTGTTAATGACCCTGA TTATAAGTTTGAGTTTCCAACTCCAGATGATAGACCTGGGCCTCCTATCATAAGTTTCAG TGATGCATCATTTGGCTATCCTAGGGGGCCAACATTGTTTAAGAATCTCAATTTTGGTATAGATCTAGACAGCCGCATAGCAA TGGTTGGTCCAAATGGGATTGGTAAGTCAACAATACTTAAACTTATTGCTGGGGAACTACAACCAAGCTCTGGGACAGTTTTTCGTTCAGCTAAG GTTCGCATTGCTGTGTTTAGTCAGCACCATGTTGATGGACTAGACCTTTCTTCAAATCCCCTATTATATATGATGCGCTGTTACCCA GGAGTGCCTGAACAAAAGCTTCGTGCCCACTTGGGTTCTTTTGGTGTCACAGGAAATCTTGCACTGCAGCCGATGTATACTTTGTCTG
- the LOC18606755 gene encoding uncharacterized protein LOC18606755 has product MVQSRALSPAQRSAKNERDRQRRRGLKLEFERLQNVAAKYQEMAPLLDELRVEVTTVRNVISQLAEESRRLNDVEPHLTRKIHQLDNIVRQNQTEQIERRQLLSQWQFKTQAMVLPTIGKEASNEPIDLGVESSRSDIWYTDEFLQDFIEKLDDKEKSRVDFLDFKGLPEELEKCGRFSLPPSLVPIHEILDKAYGDITAKSNQSNPVIRDSYILFCSVIKEMNEVQLEQVDLDKMILWRDAINSGLSIGFRGNFAIEHLKKIARAYFGSKAWNDQELKCLEERMSELKAELYGLEQQHYSIIERQSSEMCRECLQDQQYFQGKPLSTGLFLS; this is encoded by the exons ATGGTTCAAAGCCGTGCGCTAAGTCCAGCTCAAAGAAGTGCAAAGAACGAGCGTGATCGACAACGCAGGCGAGGGCTTAAA CTGGAGTTCGAGAGACTGCAGAACGTGGCTGCTAAGTACCAGGAAATGGCGCCTCTCTTGGACGAATTGCGGGTCGAGGTCACGACGGTAAGAAACGTTATTAGCCAATTAGCCGAGGAGAGCAGAAGGCTGAACGATGTGGAGCCACATCTGACTAGAAAGATACATCAACTAGACAACATTGTTCGTCAAAAT CAAACAGAGCAAATAGAGAGAAGACAACTCCTTTCTCAATGGCAGTTCAAG ACGCAGGCAATGGTTCTGCCTACAATTGGAAAAGAGGCAAGTAACGAGCCCATTGATCTTGGCGTAGAGAGTTCTCGTTCTGATATATGGTATACTGACGAGTTTCTTCAAGATTTTATTGAGAAACTTGATGACAAGGAGAAAAGCAGAGTGGACTTTCTAGACTTCAAAGGATTACCAGAGGAACTGGAAAAATGTGGGAGATTCAGTTTACCACCTTCTCTTGTTCCCATTCATGAGATCCTAGATAAGGCCTATGGAGATATTACTGCAAAAAGCAATCAGAGCAACCCTGTAATTAGAGATTCCTATATACTGTTTTGCTCTGTGATCAAAGAGATGAATGAAGTGCAACTTGAACAGGTCGACCTGGATAAAATGATATTATGGAGAGATGCAATTAATAGTGGTTTGAGCATTGGTTTCAGGGGGAACTTTGCTATAGAACACTTGAAGAAAATTGCTCGCGCATACTTTGGTTCCAAAGCATGGAATGACCAGGAGTTAAAGTGCTTGGAAGAGAGGATGTCGGAATTGAAGGCCGAACTGTATGGCTTGGAGCAGCAGCATTATAGCATCATAGAAAGACAGAGTTCTGAGATGTGCCGAGAATGTCTTCAGGACCAACAATATTTTCAGGGCAAGCCTCTTAGCACTGGTCTGTTCCTTTCGTAG